A region from the Sporichthyaceae bacterium genome encodes:
- a CDS encoding class I SAM-dependent methyltransferase, with product MGQSKLGQYLGTMVGYMSGAGVCFGVWLGDELGLYRAMSGAGPMSPAAVAEAANTNPRLTTEWLRQQAAAGLLEFDPDADTFTLSAEGTMALADDTSPVFMARGMTGMAAFWLDMDKVADAMRGDGALAWGDHHPHLFAGTEWFFRAAYRNKLTKEWIPALDGVHDKLTVGAAVADIGCGHGASAVAMAQAYPNIRVHGFDFHPESIRNAGKRAADAGVPDRINFEVAGAKDYPGRYDVICFFDCLHDMGDPLGIAAYARSRLSEGGSILLVEPFALDGPRNVLDNPMAVMMYTSSLAVCTPNSLSQEVGLALGAQAGPQRLREIFAEAGFSRFDVVATSHMNMVVQVRV from the coding sequence GTGGGTCAGTCGAAGCTGGGCCAGTACCTGGGCACGATGGTCGGCTACATGAGCGGCGCGGGTGTTTGTTTCGGGGTGTGGCTGGGCGACGAACTGGGGCTGTACCGGGCCATGTCCGGGGCCGGCCCGATGTCCCCGGCCGCGGTGGCCGAGGCGGCCAACACCAACCCGCGGCTGACCACTGAATGGCTGCGGCAGCAGGCCGCGGCCGGCCTGCTCGAGTTCGATCCGGACGCGGACACCTTCACGTTGTCCGCGGAGGGCACCATGGCGTTGGCCGATGACACCTCGCCGGTGTTCATGGCCCGCGGCATGACCGGGATGGCCGCGTTCTGGCTGGACATGGACAAGGTCGCGGACGCCATGCGCGGCGACGGCGCACTGGCCTGGGGAGATCACCACCCGCACCTGTTCGCGGGCACCGAGTGGTTCTTCCGCGCGGCCTATCGAAACAAGTTGACCAAGGAATGGATCCCGGCGCTGGATGGCGTGCACGACAAGCTCACCGTCGGTGCGGCGGTCGCCGACATCGGCTGCGGGCATGGCGCCTCGGCCGTGGCGATGGCGCAGGCCTACCCGAACATCCGGGTGCACGGCTTCGACTTCCACCCCGAGTCGATCCGCAACGCGGGCAAGCGGGCCGCGGACGCCGGCGTGCCGGACCGGATCAACTTTGAGGTGGCCGGGGCCAAGGACTATCCCGGCCGATACGACGTGATCTGCTTCTTCGACTGTCTGCACGACATGGGCGACCCGCTCGGTATCGCCGCTTACGCCCGTAGCCGGCTGTCCGAGGGCGGCTCGATCCTGCTGGTCGAACCGTTCGCCCTGGACGGTCCGCGAAACGTTCTGGACAACCCGATGGCGGTGATGATGTACACGTCCTCGCTGGCGGTGTGCACGCCCAATTCGCTATCCCAGGAGGTCGGCCTGGCGCTGGGCGCGCAGGCCGGCCCGCAGCGACTGCGCGAGATCTTCGCCGAGGCGGGGTTCAGCCGCTTCGACGTGGTGGCCACGTCGCACATGAACATGGTCGTGCAGGTTCGGGTCTGA